The following is a genomic window from Bombus vancouverensis nearcticus chromosome 15, iyBomVanc1_principal, whole genome shotgun sequence.
CTATTATCTAAAGAGATCTCTTTAGcaatttcattaaataataatgaaaatagtTTTTTGTTTACAGAACATTAAGTTCATCTTGTTtgatattctttcttttttttatataatagaataaaatatacaaaattatgaTATATTAATTAGTTCATACGATTcacattaaaatatttgtcgACTTTTTACTCGTAATTTTAATGTTTACACGGCTATAGACGTACAAGAAAAGAGTGGCTTCGTTGTGTAATTTGACAAATGAAAGTGTAACATATATTGTTCATCACCTGAGAAAAGAATCCAAACTTATACATAGAAGAGTAATAAAAACACGATAAAAGAATGTAATCGAAGTATATCGTGGAGAAAAATAGATATACGTAcaataaaatgtatatttatgtaCAGTATTTGAAATTGCTACGAGCTTATAGGAACCCTGTTGATAATGTCGACAACACGAGTGAATTTATTCTGTGTCCGAAATATCAaccgaatatataaaatactcgCTTACGTATATACATGTTATAGGTAAAGTCCAAACTTTAGTTTTATGTGAAAGtttgaattgaattttataCGATAAAACGAAGATTTATGTGCGAACGATACGAATACTAAATATAATACCATTCGTTGTATTAATCATTTTAATTAATCTACCATGAACGGAATCATTTGTGAGATTCGATTCGATAAATTGATCTTTATATTAGGAAGATATACCTTTTCAGAACTTTGTCAATAACAAATTGACTTTAGTCCGCAGATTGTGCTCATGATTATATTATGAAGACTTACAACGTATTTCtagttatttacaaattaaatatttgctCACGGACTTTACCCATAACGCATGTAATTGAAGTAATTGCTTTAACCAGCACAATTATTTACTTTGAAATTgacaaagatatagaaatactatgcttttctttttcaccaaatttatacgatttttttaaagatattttacATCACGCTGCAATCAATCGACAATTAGATGTGATGATTGAAACATCGTTTCGTACGTATGAATATAAAGATAAACACGTTCATCGACacctaaatttacataaaaaatcaTGCTGGTCTTCGATATATTCTAATCCATACTGATATATGTACACTGCAGTCAATATACATCAATAATCAGGCATGTATACGATTGCGTGGTCTAATTAGACCAGTATATTATCACAAAATAAATGCTAAAAATTAAATGTCCTATCAattgtcttctttcttttcaacgTTGAACGAATAGATCcgatatatatacttatatatcgataaaatttatCTATCACTGTATTGTAGATTCATTCGAACAACCCTTTCCTACTTCAGctaaagaagataaaaaatgGAAGAATTGATTCCAAAACGAAATCGTAATTTGTTTCAACCAGATTCAAGACAGAGTGTTACACGTTCGAGGTCTCTGACAGCAACAAAGACTTCGAAACCTTGCCGCTGGGCTAGACTCTTCTGATCACCGTTCTTCGACACTCTCATTTCCACCACTTTCTTGCTGAGGTCTCGCGATTTGGTACGTGATAAGATATTCCGGATATGCTTGTTCGCCTCTATAGACAACATATTCGGGGAAAGCTAAACCACCTTGGGACGGCCTACCCATTACACTATGGTGTCCTGGCGGTGCGTGAGCCATTTTCATCGCGGAAAATTGCAAAAATGATTTTCCCAGTGTGACACGACAGAGTAATAAATGTCTGTAAATGATATACATAATATTACAAGTGTaaggaataataataatgattttaGAATAATTTAAAGTTCAAAATTTATTCGTTTCTATATGCTTACCTATGACAAATGTAACAACTTCGGTCCTTATGAGCAGGACATCCAGTACCTCCACATATTCCATACACATATTGATTACTTTTACTACTGTGCTCCGCAAAATAAATTCCGGCGCCGAACATACCGCCGATATACGCATGTCGTTCATCGAAACCCTTCTGAACGATCGCATTAATAAATGGACTACCATGAAATAACATCCTCTCGTTCGCCTGTGGCAAGCTCGATCCAGGAGTAGTCCTGGATCCAGTACTCGGAGAAGAAGGCGCGGCTGCACCAACTTCCTCAGCAACTTCTTGTCTTCTATGCGCGTAACGTTCCCATAATTTACGATTTTGCACTTTTTGTATCTATTTTAGAAAAATcataaatgaattattaaaattgttagCTATTATTCgagtatatattttacaatcacGTATAACAAACCTACCCTAATTATGTTATATCGAGAAAATATACCACCAGAATGGCCATTATCTCTATGTTGTCTAATAGTGCTTTGCATTTCTTCCTCAACAGCTAGAAATTCTTTATCCTCAGCTAATAAGTCTACTAATAACGTCCCCGGTGTAATAGTCGGTTGCCACGGAGTACCGGCAGTTGTATTTAAAAGTTTTTCCATGCCTTTGATTAATTTATGTCTATAACCATACGCGGATACCCCAACTTGTTTCAGATCTTCGTGACCCATCTCCGCTAATATATCTAACGTAATCTGTTCACGTTCGAACAATTCTAATAAATGTTCTAAACCAAGGCTCTGAAGAAAACCGGCTACAGTCGTAATATTCGAATTATCTTTAGAATCTTTGGAATCTCTTTCAGAACACGTCTCAGATGGCGGCATTGGACTTAAACAAGAAGATGGTCTAGCAAGTGGTACGCATAGAGTCATAGCTGTTCCAGAAGGCATAATGACGGTTTCTTGAGtaagtggtggtggtggtgtaaCTGGAACTGAACAAATTTCAATGATATACACACGTATATAcacacgcatatatatatatataaacatacaaatatatttgtaattgtaGATGTATCATTGAAATACATTTACCCGCAACGATACTGGGTGGCCTACTGTTAATAGTATTATTACCATTACTATTTAAGTTAATGGCAACTCCGACGCCACTGTTACCAGATGGTATTGACGGTACTACTTGCTGTGAAGCCATAGCATCTTGCAATAAGCATCTTACATCGTCAGCGCAAGCTAGGTCCAAAGGAGTTTGTCCTTCTTGATTTTTCGAGAAAGGATCCGCGCCATGTGCCAATAAAAGGGCACATAGCTGTGTCCTACCTTTCTGTGCTGCTTCGTGAAGTGGTGTAAAGCCCCATTTGTCAGTAGCGTTTACTACGGTATTATATTTGATGAGTAATGCGGCAATATCTAAATGACCGTAACTTGAAGCATTGTGCAAAGGTATCAATCCTCCTTTATCTTGAGCATTTACGTCTGCTCCACGTTCAAGCAAAAACTCGGCTACGTCCATATTGTTGTATCCCGCTGTATTAAGGTATTAGCAGGTTATATTGCGTGAATCAAtacaaaaaaaaggaagataaaaatTAAGAGACTTACCGGCTAAATGTAATGGAGTACTATTACGACCTTGTGCATCCCTACAATTAATATTATCTTGTGTAACAAGTCGCTGTACTCTTGCTAAATTTCCTTTTTTTGCTGCATCTAAAAGTGCACTATTCCCTCGTAATAAATCGGCTACGTCTTGATCATCATCTCTTACTAAATCTAAAGGTGTTGCGCCGTCTCGGTTCTTTTTAGTGGCATCTGCACCGTGTCTCAATAACAGGCGAACTATTTCATATTTTCCTTTAGCTGCAGCTTCATGAAGTGGAGTGAATTTCCACAAATCCGCAACATTTACAGATGCACCATGTTTTACCAACAATTCCGTTACTTCATAATGACCATAAGAGCAGGCATTGTGTAAAGGAACGAGTCcactaaatatataaaattaaatactttCTTTGATTATTGTGTTTAAATaactatataataaattgtataacGAACTACTAACCCTTTATCTTTGGCGTGTACATCTGCTCCATGTGCCAATAAATATTCAACTACAGGCACTCTATTAAATCCCGCTGCAAAATGCAGCGGTGTGGAATGCCGACCATCTAAATCTCGACAATTAACAGCCAATGGATTCGTCCGTAAAATTCTTTCTACTGCCGCTAAGTCGCCAGATTTACTCGCTTCTAATAGCTGCGCTTCCGCGTCGTCTGTCCCACTCGGTGGAtctgtaaaataaaaatgagaatAGAAACATTCTTCAGGTGGAAAATATTTGGTATCTGTAGTGAATTAGTTTCGAACCTTGTAATATTTTAAGGACATTTTCTGCAGCTATTTGTGCTGCAGTATAGCCCTGAAGTGATACTATAGATGGATCAACATTGTATGATAACAATATTCTGCAAGCTTGCACATTGTCTTCTCTAACACACCTGTTTatgcaataatattttttttaagtaagagaatcatatattttctcatcataaaatgaagaaataaaaaaacttTAAATGTTCTAGACAATTCACAGTACCTGTGTAGTGCAGTTTGCCCTAATCCATCTAAAGCATTGACTTTTGCATTATGTCTAAGTAGCACATCCATTGCATCATAATGAGAATGATCAGTAGCAACATGAAGAGGTGTAAGATAGTCTTTATTTTTCTCATTTAAGGCAGCATTTTTCCTAATTAAAGATTCTATTACTTGTTTTCTCTTGGGATAAGGAGATGCAACGGCATAGTGCAGTGGTGTATCCCCAGTGTATGGGTGTTTAAAGTTTACAACTTCTTGGGACAGGTACTTTTTTAATTTAGTAAGATCTGCCTGCCTGCAGGCATCCAAGAGGCAGTGTCCCTTGTATTCGTCTACAATTAAAGTGTATCTAACAAAACCATGTTCTGTGTGCTTTTCTAGAAGAGTACTATCGACATAGGAAACATACATGTCAATCTTTCTTGTAATTCCAATGTCGGGGCTACGTCAATGGCGCTTTTACTGTGGCAGTTTAATTGAGTCGGATCGGCGCCCTCGCTTAAAAGCAACGAGCACACCTCAACTCTGGATTTGCTAGCAGCTTCATGTAGCGGAGTAAATGCCCACAAATCGCTGGCATTAACTGCTGCACCGTGTTTAAGAAGTGCTTCAGTCACTTCAAAGTGACCATACGAACAAGCATTGTGAAGTGGTACAAGACCTCTATAACATAATCATTGGAAACAAATTATTTCATATGTCaacttttaataattacattagaTAATGCTGGAGTTAAAGAGAAATTTACCCTTTATCTTTTGCATGCACATCTGCACCATTTTGCAATAAAATTTGCACCAGTCTTGACCTATTGTATCCAGCAGCTAAATGCAACGGAGTAGATCTTCTGCCATCACTCGCATGACAATTTACATTTAAAGGATTCAGAAGTTGTAAAAGACGCTCCTCATTTCCAGATCTTGCTGCTTCTAATAATTCATCCTTCTTATATTCTCCTGTTAATACTGGTTTAGTTGCAGGATCTGCCAATTCTAATGCTGTTTTCCCTTCTGTATTTCTTATATTGGCATCTGCTCCATGTTGTAGCAGAGCAATACACACGTCTATTTTACCCTATTAGAATAATCAGTATATtagatttaataaaattgtcttgaaattaaatgaaaattagtAAATCGAATGGAATAAAATTATACTTTAATTGCAGCTTCATGTAAAGGTGTATAATTCCAATTGTCTCTAGTGTTTGGATTAGCCCCTGCTTCTAAGAGCAGTCTTACAACATCAGAATGTCCAAAAGAACAAGCATTATGCAAGGGATGTAGACCTCCATCGTCACGTGCTTGAATGGATGCCCCAGCAGACAGCAAGAATTCTACTACATTTATCCTACCATAACCTgtatattaacaataaaaaataaacattaGAAACACAATATTAACAACAACAATTTTCTCAGTCTTTTCttcttataaaaaatatgtttatcttctattatttcaaataacattatttaaattataaaatgacaacattgtaaaCTAAGTGTTCTAATTATTTTAACTTTTAATGTAACGATGAAATCGTACGTTGCCAATCATAAGTGATGTAATAAGGAAAATTCTAAACTATATATTAGATATTATCAATGTAGAAGGATAAGAAAACTTGGTACAAAGATTATGTTCTTCATTTgcgaaatgtagaaaatatgagTTTGTGTCcaacaataattattttagtTCTTTTATactacaaaatatatttaaatttcattataaatatattcGATTTCGAAAGAATTATTCAAATGGTAATATGACAACATTGAGAACTAAGTGTTCGAATTGTTTTAAGTCCGCGACATGACAACGAAATCTTATGGTTTCAATCGGAGGCTATGAATCGAAGGAAATTCCAAGTTGCATATTGGATTTTATCAATgcaaaagagcaagaaaagcTGGTGCAAAAATGATGCTTACCAGCTGCAAAATGCAGAGGGGTGGACTTGCGTCCGGCAGTGTCTCGAGCATTGACCGTCTTCGGTGTAACCAACGCCTTTACCCTTGCAAGGTCTCCGGTTTTACATGCTTCAAACAGTTCCCTAAGAGGATCGGTGTTTCCAGATTCCGATAGGGAATCGGCATTTGTCAACGTCGATCTACGTCCTGCCATTTTACACCGCCATTTTCACGCCACTATCCGACAGATACACTTCACTGTGTATGGCTCATAGTGTTGAAAGCTTTCACGACGACACCGAGATGAGTTGCTATGGTACAATCTAGTGGCGCCGCCTTACACCCAGAAGTGATCATTTTTTAAAAGTCCCATAGCATGAAGTACATTAGTATTAGTAATTAGTACATAATTATATTGTTGGATCTAGATGCAAGAAAGGGCCTCAGTACCCAAAAGTAACATTCAAAGAAAACTTAAGGCATtacgaaattaaatatttttttatccaTGATGGTATTTCTTGAAAACTgtttataatgtttaaaaatgtaatattcctTCTCTGTATATTTAGTATTATAATAGTATTAATGATATAAGAAATTAATGAATAAAGATACTCATAGTCTTCTCtcgttatataaaatagaaatctaTTACTCTCTAGAATAGGGATGTTATAATTGtttgataaaattatattatttaacaaaGACAATATTATGATTCAAAATCctttttgtaattttcttatatatatgtatatatatatatatatatatagtagtatataataatatataatagtaagaaatacgcaataaaataacatttattaaAGATTGTATAATTACTTTCTTTAGTTGTCAGTCTTCTGATAAACTAACAAtatatatttgtgtgtgtatatatatatatatgtataaggaATCCATATTTTGtacacaaatattttttttgtatGTCTTTGGAATGCCTTTGGAATACAACTTATATATGTTTAATTTATGATAACAGTAGTATgttgtatgtacagttataaaataatataattaaaaaaatagtacAGTATGATTAATGAAtcgttttataaaaatgtatttttacttatgCAAGTTGTACCTGCATCCTATGAGTGTACAATACACTTTAAAAAGGTATTATTAGGAAAATGAAACCTATTTATATAACTACGAATAATActagtattttttatataatacaatgTATAGGGAATGTTTGACAAACCAAATACCACAGGTTTTATTCACATTTCCCATTATCTCTTATCTGTGCATAATGcaaaacgatttaaaaaaatgGTTACATGGCCAATTCTGAATAAGATGGATGAGAAAAGATACCGTATGGAAATAAGAGAATATTTTGCAGTTTTAGCAAATGAGAATCCAGATATAAATTTTCCATCAATACTTATGTCTCATTTGCTACAAGCAGGGGGAAAAAAGATTTCAATTCTTATGTGGAAAATATCAGAAATTAGCTTAAAAGCTTACATTAGTAAAAcatgtaaatttttattttcgacaTAAGTTAATATCATTCATATTTGCTAATACATTGATGATTAATTCTGTGTAGGTCAAATTGAATTATTACAAGCTCCTAATATTGGTGATAGTAAGCACATAGTTCAAACATATTTTACCATTAAAAATATAGAGAAGGATAATACTATTTCTAAAtttcatgaaaacacaaaattaAGTTTGAAATCCTTTGAACAGTACATGcggtaaaatatatatatctttattttatatctcaaaaatattataaaaatctcAAGACATATATGTTAGATAAAAACTTTGTTTTTTTAGGTGTAACGCTATTGAGTTAATAAAAATACAGACTGCTATTTTTGAAGTAAAAAGTAACATAGAGAAATTAATATCTAAGCTTCCAGTAAATTCATTAATTGCAAAGCGATTAATGGATATTGATGATACAGAAATTATAAATTGTTTGTATTTGatattataacattttatactaATAATTAAGCTAATTTTAAAACTAAATTGTAATATctacgaatttataaattttcagCATGGAAGAGAAGTGTTGctcaaaatattaaatttttaaaccaAAAATATTTGAAGCTTAAAAAGCTAGAGACTTTTAGTAGCAcattacaaaatttaatttcaaatttatgtGTAAACTGCATATTCCTTGATGGGAGAAATCTTCAAAAAATAAATAGTAAAACACTTTTGTTGTATTCAAGTAACAATATCCaggtaaaaaatataaaaattaaagtatATTTCACATAAGGATTAGAAAGTTatctaaataatttataatgcaTTTAATTTAAAGCTTGGTACTGGattatacataaaaaaatgtttagtaTTTAAAATCCTATTATCAATATTTGATCAAATgctaaaacaaataaaatattatttaaaaatggaTAAGTCATCAGATATATTAAATTgtgataaagaaataatacagcATTGTAAAACAGTTAAATCTCTAGAAGAGTCATTTGAAGAACTTATGAAACAAGTTTCTAATAACTTATACGATGTACAGCATAGTTTACAAAAAAAAACCATAAATTATACATTAGATgaagatatattaaattttatgggTTTAGACACAATTTTAAATTCACCAGAACTTAATTTATGTACTGACTATATATGGGAAGAAAAGACAGCAAATCAAATATTGGTCTCTCCAATACAAGGTAAGGTTTCTTATCAGATAAATAATaaactttaatatttaaaaaattatttttagggAAATATAAATACTTGTTTAAAAGACACAAATGCAATATTCCATTTGAAAG
Proteins encoded in this region:
- the Tnks gene encoding tankyrase isoform X2: MAGRRSTLTNADSLSESGNTDPLRELFEACKTGDLARVKALVTPKTVNARDTAGRKSTPLHFAAGYGRINVVEFLLSAGASIQARDDGGLHPLHNACSFGHSDVVRLLLEAGANPNTRDNWNYTPLHEAAIKGKIDVCIALLQHGADANIRNTEGKTALELADPATKPVLTGEYKKDELLEAARSGNEERLLQLLNPLNVNCHASDGRRSTPLHLAAGYNRSRLVQILLQNGADVHAKDKGGLVPLHNACSYGHFEVTEALLKHGAAVNASDLWAFTPLHEAASKSRVEVCSLLLSEGADPTQLNCHSKSAIDVAPTLELQERLTYEYKGHCLLDACRQADLTKLKKYLSQEVVNFKHPYTGDTPLHYAVASPYPKRKQVIESLIRKNAALNEKNKDYLTPLHVATDHSHYDAMDVLLRHNAKVNALDGLGQTALHRCVREDNVQACRILLSYNVDPSIVSLQGYTAAQIAAENVLKILQDPPSGTDDAEAQLLEASKSGDLAAVERILRTNPLAVNCRDLDGRHSTPLHFAAGFNRVPVVEYLLAHGADVHAKDKGGLVPLHNACSYGHYEVTELLVKHGASVNVADLWKFTPLHEAAAKGKYEIVRLLLRHGADATKKNRDGATPLDLVRDDDQDVADLLRGNSALLDAAKKGNLARVQRLVTQDNINCRDAQGRNSTPLHLAAGYNNMDVAEFLLERGADVNAQDKGGLIPLHNASSYGHLDIAALLIKYNTVVNATDKWGFTPLHEAAQKVPVTPPPPLTQETVIMPSGTAMTLCVPLARPSSCLSPMPPSETCSERDSKDSKDNSNITTVAGFLQSLGLEHLLELFEREQITLDILAEMGHEDLKQVGVSAYGYRHKLIKGMEKLLNTTAGTPWQPTITPGTLLVDLLAEDKEFLAVEEEMQSTIRQHRDNGHSGGIFSRYNIIRIQKVQNRKLWERYAHRRQEVAEEVGAAAPSSPSTGSRTTPGSSLPQANERMLFHGSPFINAIVQKGFDERHAYIGGMFGAGIYFAEHSSKSNQYVYGICGGTGCPAHKDRSCYICHRHLLLCRVTLGKSFLQFSAMKMAHAPPGHHSVMGRPSQGGLAFPEYVVYRGEQAYPEYLITYQIARPQQESGGNESVEER
- the Tnks gene encoding tankyrase isoform X3 encodes the protein MAGRRSTLTNADSLSESGNTDPLRELFEACKTGDLARVKALVTPKTVNARDTAGRKSTPLHFAAGYGRINVVEFLLSAGASIQARDDGGLHPLHNACSFGHSDVVRLLLEAGANPNTRDNWNYTPLHEAAIKGKIDVCIALLQHGADANIRNTEGKTALELADPATKPVLTGEYKKDELLEAARSGNEERLLQLLNPLNVNCHASDGRRSTPLHLAAGYNRSRLVQILLQNGADVHAKDKGGLVPLHNACSYGHFEVTEALLKHGAAVNASDLWAFTPLHEAASKSRVEVCSLLLSEGADPTQLNCHSKSAIDVAPTLELQERLTYPPSGTDDAEAQLLEASKSGDLAAVERILRTNPLAVNCRDLDGRHSTPLHFAAGFNRVPVVEYLLAHGADVHAKDKGGLVPLHNACSYGHYEVTELLVKHGASVNVADLWKFTPLHEAAAKGKYEIVRLLLRHGADATKKNRDGATPLDLVRDDDQDVADLLRGNSALLDAAKKGNLARVQRLVTQDNINCRDAQGRNSTPLHLAAGYNNMDVAEFLLERGADVNAQDKGGLIPLHNASSYGHLDIAALLIKYNTVVNATDKWGFTPLHEAAQKGRTQLCALLLAHGADPFSKNQEGQTPLDLACADDVRCLLQDAMASQQVVPSIPSGNSGVGVAINLNSNGNNTINSRPPSIVAVPVTPPPPLTQETVIMPSGTAMTLCVPLARPSSCLSPMPPSETCSERDSKDSKDNSNITTVAGFLQSLGLEHLLELFEREQITLDILAEMGHEDLKQVGVSAYGYRHKLIKGMEKLLNTTAGTPWQPTITPGTLLVDLLAEDKEFLAVEEEMQSTIRQHRDNGHSGGIFSRYNIIRIQKVQNRKLWERYAHRRQEVAEEVGAAAPSSPSTGSRTTPGSSLPQANERMLFHGSPFINAIVQKGFDERHAYIGGMFGAGIYFAEHSSKSNQYVYGICGGTGCPAHKDRSCYICHRHLLLCRVTLGKSFLQFSAMKMAHAPPGHHSVMGRPSQGGLAFPEYVVYRGEQAYPEYLITYQIARPQQESGGNESVEER
- the LOC117164487 gene encoding uncharacterized protein LOC117164487; this encodes MFDKPNTTGFIHISHYLLSVHNAKRFKKMVTWPILNKMDEKRYRMEIREYFAVLANENPDINFPSILMSHLLQAGGKKISILMWKISEISLKAYISKTCQIELLQAPNIGDSKHIVQTYFTIKNIEKDNTISKFHENTKLSLKSFEQYMRCNAIELIKIQTAIFEVKSNIEKLISKLPVNSLIAKRLMDIDDTEIINSWKRSVAQNIKFLNQKYLKLKKLETFSSTLQNLISNLCVNCIFLDGRNLQKINSKTLLLYSSNNIQLGTGLYIKKCLVFKILLSIFDQMLKQIKYYLKMDKSSDILNCDKEIIQHCKTVKSLEESFEELMKQVSNNLYDVQHSLQKKTINYTLDEDILNFMGLDTILNSPELNLCTDYIWEEKTANQILVSPIQGKYKYLFKRHKCNIPFERSTRYQVNDSLESVTPSWESPQKQLVYKTTSVNRLSVSPKYSRLFSTSDRKKNYLKNNNAASTPNRNITPKKSSIQIPNTQEINIDAAIKDIFDLSCKIADVVVSMSKS
- the Tnks gene encoding tankyrase isoform X1 — encoded protein: MAGRRSTLTNADSLSESGNTDPLRELFEACKTGDLARVKALVTPKTVNARDTAGRKSTPLHFAAGYGRINVVEFLLSAGASIQARDDGGLHPLHNACSFGHSDVVRLLLEAGANPNTRDNWNYTPLHEAAIKGKIDVCIALLQHGADANIRNTEGKTALELADPATKPVLTGEYKKDELLEAARSGNEERLLQLLNPLNVNCHASDGRRSTPLHLAAGYNRSRLVQILLQNGADVHAKDKGGLVPLHNACSYGHFEVTEALLKHGAAVNASDLWAFTPLHEAASKSRVEVCSLLLSEGADPTQLNCHSKSAIDVAPTLELQERLTYEYKGHCLLDACRQADLTKLKKYLSQEVVNFKHPYTGDTPLHYAVASPYPKRKQVIESLIRKNAALNEKNKDYLTPLHVATDHSHYDAMDVLLRHNAKVNALDGLGQTALHRCVREDNVQACRILLSYNVDPSIVSLQGYTAAQIAAENVLKILQDPPSGTDDAEAQLLEASKSGDLAAVERILRTNPLAVNCRDLDGRHSTPLHFAAGFNRVPVVEYLLAHGADVHAKDKGGLVPLHNACSYGHYEVTELLVKHGASVNVADLWKFTPLHEAAAKGKYEIVRLLLRHGADATKKNRDGATPLDLVRDDDQDVADLLRGNSALLDAAKKGNLARVQRLVTQDNINCRDAQGRNSTPLHLAAGYNNMDVAEFLLERGADVNAQDKGGLIPLHNASSYGHLDIAALLIKYNTVVNATDKWGFTPLHEAAQKGRTQLCALLLAHGADPFSKNQEGQTPLDLACADDVRCLLQDAMASQQVVPSIPSGNSGVGVAINLNSNGNNTINSRPPSIVAVPVTPPPPLTQETVIMPSGTAMTLCVPLARPSSCLSPMPPSETCSERDSKDSKDNSNITTVAGFLQSLGLEHLLELFEREQITLDILAEMGHEDLKQVGVSAYGYRHKLIKGMEKLLNTTAGTPWQPTITPGTLLVDLLAEDKEFLAVEEEMQSTIRQHRDNGHSGGIFSRYNIIRIQKVQNRKLWERYAHRRQEVAEEVGAAAPSSPSTGSRTTPGSSLPQANERMLFHGSPFINAIVQKGFDERHAYIGGMFGAGIYFAEHSSKSNQYVYGICGGTGCPAHKDRSCYICHRHLLLCRVTLGKSFLQFSAMKMAHAPPGHHSVMGRPSQGGLAFPEYVVYRGEQAYPEYLITYQIARPQQESGGNESVEER